Proteins encoded within one genomic window of Acidihalobacter prosperus:
- a CDS encoding c-type cytochrome: MNISKRVARKILTAAAPLLLASGAQAATAPSYLGQIPGGDVAQIKSIVANTCSACHGAHGNSLMAQYPNLAGQNQSYLIKQLENFHTGARTNQIMQAMVATIPPANFAADVKDLAYYFSQQKLNPKINANATDPKTTLKVLTLGEHIYRSGMPASGIPACMACHEADGMGNGPMAIPRLAGQHEQYVFTQLEQFSDGQRSNDPHSMMRMIASKLTKNQMTAVAFYVQSLNPGLVLGDGPKNYEQMKTRRNQTPLIGVPADQVASKNAKPTPAKTPQL, encoded by the coding sequence ATGAATATCAGCAAACGCGTTGCAAGAAAAATACTGACTGCAGCGGCCCCTTTACTCCTTGCATCAGGTGCGCAAGCTGCGACGGCTCCCAGCTATCTGGGACAAATTCCCGGGGGGGATGTCGCACAAATCAAATCCATCGTTGCCAACACCTGCTCAGCCTGCCACGGCGCACATGGAAACAGCTTGATGGCGCAATATCCTAATCTTGCAGGCCAAAACCAGAGCTACCTCATTAAGCAACTGGAGAATTTCCATACAGGAGCCCGCACCAACCAGATCATGCAGGCCATGGTAGCGACAATCCCTCCAGCCAATTTTGCCGCCGATGTAAAAGACCTTGCGTATTATTTCTCACAGCAAAAATTGAACCCAAAGATCAATGCCAATGCGACCGATCCTAAAACCACACTCAAGGTTTTGACTCTGGGCGAGCACATTTATCGCTCAGGCATGCCTGCATCTGGCATACCTGCATGTATGGCCTGCCACGAGGCCGACGGCATGGGCAATGGCCCCATGGCCATCCCCAGATTGGCGGGACAACACGAACAATACGTTTTCACTCAACTTGAGCAGTTCAGCGACGGTCAGCGCAGTAACGATCCACACAGCATGATGCGGATGATCGCGAGCAAACTCACCAAAAACCAGATGACGGCCGTAGCCTTTTACGTACAGTCTCTAAATCCTGGGTTGGTGCTTGGCGATGGACCTAAAAACTACGAACAAATGAAAACCCGAAGAAACCAAACCCCTCTGATTGGTGTACCGGCCGATCAGGTGGCCAGCAAGAACGCCAAGCCCACACCCGCCAAGACGCCGCAACTCTGA